In one Corallococcus silvisoli genomic region, the following are encoded:
- a CDS encoding MMPL family transporter gives MNEPAGDAPSVFTRWASGVHRHRGRVLAGTLALLAAALWLLLQGGALTTGTIDGIEAARAESLARGAAAGSNDQTLAVIFHRDDWTAEDPRFTQAVTQVLARVGRLPEVESVVSPVDAPPAIRARFVAKTGHDLLALVRLKGGEREATAAFPAVREALEDPRFQTTLTGKVAFLDALNQLLEHDLLRAELLSFPLALVVLLWVFRTVVAAVLPLVVGGLAVLCGVAGVLLLSRYTNMAQYTLNVVSLIGLGVAIDYSLFIVSRFRAELAAGLTTERALMRTLDTAGRAVAFSGLAVAVGLGGLLFFRGSYLSAMGLGGALVVAFAVLFALTVLPALLSWLGPRVDRGRLPFTRGAGRGGLWHALATWVMRHPWWVLLPTLALLLAMGLPFRRLELAATDITALPEDTPARQGAERLARLFPREAATRVLVAVEFPSGNPLTPERAGALFDASRRIAALPGVLGVESAVDLVPGMDRATVQRLAAAPPQAMPPELAASRAAYLTGSVAVMQVLTSAPPSSREARDLVRTLRENRVVGDGRWVVGGQTATDVDAGAFVRHHTPAAVGFVMGMTCLVLFVLLRSVVLPLKALLMNVLSLAGSFGALVWIFQEGHLHRLLRFEPGPIEPSLPILLFCALFGLSMDYEVLLLSRIREEWLRTGDNTHAVAEGLERTGGLITSAAAIMVAVFAAFSLASVVVVKAMGVGMAIAVALDATLVRVLIVPAMMRLMGDLNWWGPGHRGRPHVRAEGTEVRP, from the coding sequence ATGAACGAGCCGGCGGGGGACGCGCCCTCCGTATTCACCAGGTGGGCCTCGGGTGTGCACCGGCACCGGGGCCGGGTGCTGGCGGGCACCCTCGCGCTCCTGGCCGCGGCGCTCTGGCTGCTGCTCCAGGGAGGGGCGCTCACCACGGGGACCATCGACGGCATCGAGGCCGCGCGGGCCGAGTCGCTGGCCCGGGGCGCCGCCGCGGGGTCGAACGACCAGACCCTGGCCGTCATCTTCCACCGCGACGACTGGACGGCGGAGGACCCGCGCTTCACCCAGGCGGTGACGCAGGTGCTGGCGCGCGTGGGGCGGCTGCCGGAGGTCGAATCGGTGGTGTCGCCCGTGGACGCGCCGCCGGCCATCCGCGCCCGCTTCGTGGCGAAGACGGGGCATGACCTGCTGGCGCTGGTGCGGCTCAAGGGCGGTGAGCGCGAGGCGACCGCCGCGTTCCCCGCCGTGCGGGAGGCGCTGGAGGATCCCCGCTTCCAGACGACGCTCACCGGCAAGGTGGCCTTCCTGGACGCGCTGAACCAGCTGCTGGAGCACGACCTGCTGCGCGCGGAGCTGCTCTCGTTCCCGCTGGCGCTGGTGGTGCTGCTGTGGGTGTTCCGGACGGTGGTGGCGGCCGTGCTGCCGCTGGTGGTGGGCGGGCTGGCGGTGCTCTGCGGCGTGGCGGGCGTGCTGCTGCTGTCGCGGTACACCAACATGGCCCAGTACACGCTCAACGTGGTGTCGCTCATCGGGTTGGGCGTGGCCATCGACTACTCGCTCTTCATCGTGAGCCGCTTCCGCGCGGAGCTCGCCGCGGGACTCACGACGGAGCGGGCCTTGATGCGCACGCTGGACACCGCCGGGAGGGCGGTGGCGTTCTCCGGGCTGGCCGTCGCCGTGGGGCTGGGCGGGCTGCTCTTCTTTCGCGGCTCCTACCTGAGCGCCATGGGGCTGGGGGGCGCGCTGGTGGTGGCCTTCGCCGTGCTCTTCGCGCTCACGGTGTTGCCCGCGCTGCTCTCGTGGCTGGGGCCGAGGGTGGACCGGGGGAGGCTGCCGTTCACACGCGGAGCGGGGCGCGGCGGCCTCTGGCATGCGCTGGCCACCTGGGTGATGCGGCATCCCTGGTGGGTGCTGTTGCCCACGCTCGCGCTCCTGCTGGCCATGGGGCTGCCGTTCCGGCGGCTGGAGCTGGCGGCCACGGACATCACGGCGCTGCCCGAGGACACGCCGGCGCGCCAGGGCGCGGAGCGGCTGGCCCGCCTGTTCCCGCGTGAGGCCGCCACGCGTGTACTGGTGGCGGTGGAGTTTCCGTCGGGGAACCCCCTGACGCCGGAGCGCGCCGGAGCCCTCTTCGATGCCAGCCGCCGCATCGCGGCCCTGCCCGGCGTGCTGGGCGTGGAGAGCGCGGTGGACCTGGTGCCCGGGATGGATCGCGCGACGGTGCAGCGGCTCGCGGCGGCGCCTCCCCAGGCGATGCCACCGGAGCTGGCCGCCTCCCGGGCCGCGTACCTCACCGGGAGCGTGGCGGTGATGCAGGTGCTGACGTCCGCGCCGCCCAGCAGCCGCGAGGCGCGGGACCTGGTCCGGACGCTGCGCGAGAACCGCGTCGTGGGCGATGGTCGTTGGGTGGTGGGGGGCCAGACGGCCACGGACGTGGACGCCGGGGCCTTCGTGCGCCACCACACGCCCGCGGCGGTGGGGTTCGTGATGGGGATGACGTGCCTGGTCCTCTTCGTGCTGCTGCGCTCGGTGGTGCTGCCGCTGAAGGCGCTCCTGATGAACGTGCTGTCGCTGGCCGGGTCGTTCGGGGCGCTGGTGTGGATCTTCCAGGAGGGACACCTGCACCGGCTGCTGCGCTTCGAGCCCGGCCCCATCGAACCGTCGCTGCCCATCCTGCTCTTCTGCGCCCTGTTCGGCCTGTCCATGGACTACGAGGTGCTGCTGCTCAGCCGGATCCGCGAGGAGTGGCTGCGCACGGGGGACAACACCCACGCCGTGGCCGAGGGGCTGGAGCGGACCGGCGGGCTCATCACCAGCGCGGCGGCCATCATGGTGGCCGTGTTCGCGGCCTTCTCGCTGGCGTCGGTGGTGGTGGTGAAGGCGATGGGAGTGGGCATGGCCATCGCGGTCGCGCTGGATGCGACGCTGGTCCGCGTGCTCATCGTCCCCGCGATGATGCGCCTGATGGGGGACCTGAACTGGTGGGGGCCCGGTCATCGCGGGCGTCCGCACGTGCGGGCGGAGGGGACGGAGGTGAGGCCATGA
- a CDS encoding EamA family transporter — translation MTWWIYALASAGFAALTAILGKVGVEGVPSTLATALRTVVVLAFAWTIALARGEGAALPTLSRRTLLFLALSGVATGLSWLAYFRALQLAPASRVAPIDKLSLALTLVLAWGLLGEPMSWKLVVGVGLMVCGALLTLG, via the coding sequence ATGACGTGGTGGATCTACGCCCTGGCCTCCGCGGGTTTCGCCGCGCTGACGGCCATTCTCGGCAAGGTGGGCGTGGAGGGAGTGCCCTCGACGCTCGCCACCGCCCTGCGCACCGTGGTGGTGCTCGCCTTCGCCTGGACCATCGCGTTGGCCCGGGGCGAGGGGGCGGCGCTCCCCACCCTCAGCCGGCGCACCCTCCTCTTCCTCGCGCTCTCCGGCGTGGCCACGGGCCTGTCGTGGCTCGCCTACTTCCGCGCGCTCCAGCTCGCGCCCGCCTCGCGGGTGGCCCCCATCGACAAGCTCAGCCTGGCGCTCACGCTCGTGCTGGCGTGGGGCCTGCTAGGCGAGCCCATGTCGTGGAAGCTCGTCGTGGGCGTCGGGCTGATGGTCTGCGGTGCCCTGCTGACCCTGGGCTGA
- a CDS encoding SMI1/KNR4 family protein has translation MTELLNVVAAQHYPHPPATAAAVEAFEHRMGWRLDPDLRAFYSRFDGAKLFRGSNAPYQILPLAEVRRARVVMSQADTDAAGPASWYAVCQLQDSNYVLLDVGQQFDGRYPLRDGYREGFPDPYYCPVIAHSFAEFLAGALAAAGRSYWLKSIEEEGQ, from the coding sequence ATGACCGAACTCCTGAACGTCGTGGCGGCCCAGCACTATCCGCACCCGCCCGCGACGGCCGCGGCGGTCGAGGCGTTCGAGCATCGCATGGGATGGCGCCTGGACCCGGACCTGCGTGCTTTCTACTCGCGTTTCGATGGAGCGAAGCTGTTCCGCGGCTCCAACGCGCCCTACCAGATCCTGCCACTCGCAGAGGTGCGTCGCGCTCGGGTGGTCATGTCCCAAGCCGACACTGACGCGGCGGGCCCCGCGTCCTGGTACGCGGTGTGCCAGCTCCAGGACAGCAACTACGTGCTCCTGGACGTGGGGCAACAGTTCGATGGGCGCTATCCCCTCCGCGATGGATATCGCGAGGGATTTCCGGACCCGTACTACTGCCCGGTCATCGCCCACTCGTTCGCGGAGTTCCTGGCGGGCGCGCTGGCGGCCGCTGGGAGGTCATACTGGCTGAAATCCATCGAAGAAGAGGGGCAGTGA
- a CDS encoding hydroxymethylglutaryl-CoA reductase, degradative — MPDRPSSRLPGFHRRDMDSRWRELARRGDVSPEDLRVLRALGTPSFDIVNQMIENAVGVFALPLGLGLNLTVNGCDHLVPMAVEEPSVVAAVSFAAKVVREAGGFTADADPSLMIGQVQLTRYGVPEVARERLLAAREQLLALANSFHPALQRRGGGARDVQVRILPAPEGPQGEPLFIVHLVVDTREAMGANLINTMAEGVAPLIEQLTGGRVFVRILSNLADQRLARASCRIPVEALADFDLPGEDIAEGILQASRFAEADPYRAATHNKGVMNGIDAVAIATGQDWRAIEAGAHAYACRKGRYGPLSRWTLEQGHLVGRIELPLALGMVGGPIQVHPGAQLGLKLLRVGSVRELAMVFAAVGLAQNFAAVRALGSVGIQKGHMALHARCVAVTAGARGMDVEKVAVLLVERGSVKVETAREILASLQEAPAP; from the coding sequence ATTCCGGACAGACCGTCGTCGCGCCTGCCGGGGTTTCACCGTCGCGACATGGATTCGCGGTGGCGGGAACTGGCGCGGCGAGGCGACGTCTCACCGGAGGACCTGCGGGTGCTGCGGGCCTTGGGCACGCCCTCCTTCGACATCGTCAACCAGATGATCGAGAACGCGGTGGGGGTGTTCGCCCTGCCGCTGGGTCTGGGATTGAACCTCACCGTCAACGGGTGTGATCACCTGGTGCCCATGGCGGTGGAGGAGCCGTCGGTGGTGGCCGCGGTGTCGTTCGCGGCGAAGGTGGTGCGCGAGGCGGGCGGCTTCACCGCGGACGCGGACCCCTCCCTGATGATTGGTCAGGTGCAGCTCACCCGCTACGGCGTGCCGGAGGTCGCCCGGGAGCGCCTGCTGGCGGCCCGGGAGCAGCTGCTCGCCCTGGCCAACAGCTTCCACCCGGCGCTCCAGCGGCGGGGCGGCGGCGCGCGCGACGTGCAGGTGCGCATCCTGCCCGCGCCCGAGGGCCCGCAGGGTGAACCGCTCTTCATCGTGCACCTCGTGGTCGACACGCGGGAGGCCATGGGCGCCAACCTCATCAACACCATGGCGGAGGGCGTGGCGCCGCTCATCGAGCAGCTCACCGGAGGCCGCGTCTTCGTGCGCATCCTCTCCAATCTGGCCGACCAGCGGCTGGCGCGCGCCTCCTGCCGCATCCCAGTGGAGGCGCTGGCGGACTTCGACCTGCCGGGCGAGGACATCGCGGAGGGCATCCTCCAGGCGAGCCGCTTCGCGGAGGCCGACCCCTACCGCGCCGCCACGCACAACAAGGGCGTGATGAACGGCATCGACGCGGTGGCCATCGCCACCGGCCAGGACTGGCGGGCCATCGAGGCCGGCGCGCACGCCTATGCGTGCCGCAAGGGCCGCTACGGTCCGCTGTCGCGCTGGACGCTGGAGCAGGGCCACCTGGTGGGGCGCATCGAACTGCCGCTGGCGCTGGGCATGGTGGGCGGGCCCATCCAGGTGCACCCCGGCGCCCAACTGGGCCTCAAGCTGCTTCGCGTCGGCTCCGTGCGCGAGCTGGCCATGGTGTTCGCGGCGGTGGGGCTGGCGCAGAACTTCGCGGCGGTGCGCGCCCTGGGGTCGGTGGGCATCCAGAAGGGCCACATGGCGCTGCACGCGCGGTGTGTCGCGGTCACCGCGGGCGCGCGCGGCATGGACGTGGAGAAGGTGGCGGTGCTGCTCGTGGAGCGCGGCAGCGTCAAGGTGGAGACCGCGCGGGAGATCCTCGCCTCCCTCCAGGAGGCTCCCGCGCCATGA
- a CDS encoding VOC family protein yields the protein MASMIDHTGIGVADMARSAAFYDAALGALGLHRVMQLPEGEGSDGIGYGRAHPVFWIDRFHPPGVKQHTAFAAGSRAQVDAFHAAGLRAGGTDNGPPGLRDPAMGYPPGYYAAFVLDPDGNNMEAVFRER from the coding sequence ATGGCCTCAATGATCGACCACACGGGCATCGGGGTGGCGGACATGGCCCGCTCCGCCGCCTTCTACGACGCGGCGCTGGGCGCGCTCGGCCTCCACCGGGTCATGCAGCTTCCAGAGGGCGAGGGCAGCGACGGCATTGGTTACGGCCGCGCCCATCCCGTCTTCTGGATTGATCGCTTCCATCCTCCTGGTGTGAAGCAGCACACGGCCTTCGCGGCAGGAAGCCGCGCCCAGGTCGACGCCTTCCACGCGGCGGGCCTCCGAGCGGGCGGCACGGACAACGGTCCGCCGGGACTTCGCGACCCCGCCATGGGTTATCCGCCCGGGTATTACGCCGCGTTCGTCCTGGATCCGGACGGCAACAACATGGAAGCCGTCTTCCGCGAGCGCTGA